The Prochlorococcus marinus str. MIT 1214 sequence CTAATGAGAGCAGGAGCAGCAGCAGTAATGGTTGGCATTGGGCCAGGAGCAGCTTGTACCTCGAGAGGCGTCTTAGGAGTTGGAATTCCTCAAGCAACTGCCATATCTGATTGCTCTGCGGCAAGGGATGATTTTCAAAAAGAAAGTGGGAAATATATCCCAATCATTGCTGATGGTGGCATTATCACTGGTGGAGATATTTGTAAATGCATAGCTTGTGGAGCAGACTCGGTAATGATTGGATCCCCAATTGCTAGATCCGAAGAAGCTCCTGGGAAAGGTTTTCATTGGGGCATGGCAACACCAAGTCCTGTCCTCCCTAGAGGTACAAGAATTAAAGTTGGAACAACAGGAAGTTTAAAAAGCATTCTTTGTGGACCTGCAATTCTTGATGATGGAACCCACAATTTATTAGGAGCAATCAAAACATCAATGGGAACTCTTGGAGCTACAAACATCAAAGAGATGCAGAAAGTTGAAGTAGTAGTTGCACCTTCTTTGTTAACAGAAGGAAAGGTTTACCAAAAAGCACAACAACTTGGAATGGGAAAATAAAGATACGGAAAGATTTCAGGATTTAATACATCGGTTAGGATTAGGTAGTGAGAGCCTTTGCTCTCACACTCCTCACACTCCACATAACCCGAATTATTCGGGTTTTTCTTATTAAAAGCAAACAAATTAATATTCAAACTTCATTTAAAAATGGCAGCAAAACTTTTTTTAGGCAAAATACAATTGTTATGATCTAGTTCTTAAGACTTCCAAGGTATGTCCACAGCTTCTGCAGTAACTGATTCCTCTTTCGAACAAGAAGTCCTCCAGAGCGATGTGCCTGTTTTGGTTGATTTCTGGGCACCATGGTGTGGGCCTTGCCGTATGGTTGCGCCAATTGTTGAAGAAATCTCTAAAGATTTCGAAGGTAAAATAAAAGTTTTTAAATTAAACACTGATGAGAACCCAAATGTGGCAAGTCAGTACGGGATAAGAAGCATCCCAACTTTAATGATTTTTAAAGGAGGACAAAAAGTAGATACAGTTGTTGGAGCAGTCCCTAAAGCAACGCTTTCAGGAACAATATCTAAACATCTTTGATCAAATTACAGAATTTAGTTTCATAGCACTTTAAAACGATTCTAGGGGAAATCCATTGGCAAAAATTGGATTAATAGATTATGGAATGGGAAACCTTTTTTCAGTTCAACAAGCATTCAAAAGGGTAAATCAACCTTTAAGTATTATTTGCAATATAAAAGCACTTAAATCATGCGATGCTTTGATTCTTCCTGGTGTAGGGGCTTTCGATCCTGCAATGATTAATTTAAGAAAAACTGATTTAATACCTTCAATAATTGATTGGGTAAATAATGGCAAACCGCTTATTGGCATATGTCTAGGGTTACAGCTCTTATTTGAGACTAGTGATGAGGGAACTTCAAAAGGTTTAGGGGTTATAAAAGGCCATATTCGAAGATTGCCTCAAGAAAAAAGTGAAAGAATACCGCATATTGGTTGGTCACCAGTATTCAAAACAAACAAATGTCCCATTTTAGAAAACTATCCAGATTCCAACTGGATGTATTTCGTTCATTCATACACAGCATGTCCTTTAGAACAAAAAAATACCGTAGCAATAACAAAATTTGGAAAGACCCACTTCTCATCCATCGTCTGGCATAAAAACACTGGTGCTTGCCAATTTCATCCTGAAAAATCTGGTCTTGCAGGACAAAAACTTATTTTAAACTGGATTAATTGGTTGAAAAAAACTAACTTTTAGTTTGAAAGGGAAATTGAGACTTATTTCTGGGAAACGGATAGAAAGTCCTTTAAACAAAAATACAAGACCTACGTCCTCAAAAGTTAGAGAGGCCATAATTAATATTCTTGGAAAGAAACTCGAAGAAGCAAGTTGGTTAGATCTTTGTAGTGGAAGTGGCGCAATGGCGTGTGAGGCCCTTCAAAAAGGTGTAAAGAGGGTTCTTGCCATTGAAAAACAAAGAGAAACCGCAAAAACATGTAAAAAGAACCTTATCGACATATCAAAAACTGTGGGTCATTCATTGCATATTGAAGTCATATGTAATGAATTGATCTCTTTTCTAAAAAAAGGGCCGGAAAACAAGAAAATTGAATTTATTAAAAATTTTCCTCGTTCTGAGCAAAAATTTGACTTTGTTTTTCTTGACCCTCCATACGAATCTGAGTTATATGAAATTTCTCAAGAACTTTTATTGGCAAAACAATGGATTAAAAAATCATCAACTTTGATATGCGAATGCTCGTCAAAATCATTGCCAACAATACATAATGGTTGGGAATTAAATAAAGAGAAATTCTATGGAAACACCTCTCTTCTTTTT is a genomic window containing:
- the trxA gene encoding thioredoxin, producing MSTASAVTDSSFEQEVLQSDVPVLVDFWAPWCGPCRMVAPIVEEISKDFEGKIKVFKLNTDENPNVASQYGIRSIPTLMIFKGGQKVDTVVGAVPKATLSGTISKHL
- the hisH gene encoding imidazole glycerol phosphate synthase subunit HisH, with the translated sequence MAKIGLIDYGMGNLFSVQQAFKRVNQPLSIICNIKALKSCDALILPGVGAFDPAMINLRKTDLIPSIIDWVNNGKPLIGICLGLQLLFETSDEGTSKGLGVIKGHIRRLPQEKSERIPHIGWSPVFKTNKCPILENYPDSNWMYFVHSYTACPLEQKNTVAITKFGKTHFSSIVWHKNTGACQFHPEKSGLAGQKLILNWINWLKKTNF
- the rsmD gene encoding 16S rRNA (guanine(966)-N(2))-methyltransferase RsmD: MRLISGKRIESPLNKNTRPTSSKVREAIINILGKKLEEASWLDLCSGSGAMACEALQKGVKRVLAIEKQRETAKTCKKNLIDISKTVGHSLHIEVICNELISFLKKGPENKKIEFIKNFPRSEQKFDFVFLDPPYESELYEISQELLLAKQWIKKSSTLICECSSKSLPTIHNGWELNKEKFYGNTSLLFLIPNQALNYFDDTDSMH